From the genome of Bombus huntii isolate Logan2020A chromosome 14, iyBomHunt1.1, whole genome shotgun sequence, one region includes:
- the LOC126873389 gene encoding LOW QUALITY PROTEIN: uncharacterized protein LOC126873389 (The sequence of the model RefSeq protein was modified relative to this genomic sequence to represent the inferred CDS: inserted 2 bases in 1 codon) has protein sequence MPASRWLSLYVHSHEHLPPLRPGRRYMYYHXPPPWLTIDRLASGRDIRLSTATMRALDSRRLQPTRTFHLFPRSFLCLLLLPFVLRVGQPRSVSHDEQNQAQPVAKLSPGAKKDDFGGINLTEIDEAKSEESKEDIEGIFESLIIKCGGEGHDFAVSEGESRKKRENRKTKKAVDVVGASDEGSSEVLKQEDEEAGVVKKRRRNDVALVGKSEVRESEGIPVGQIGEATDEGIRRFDSQVDADGVAPGPFDPRHSNEEYKGSVKAIEPKESEISNAEGSRVQDDEKSKQPLPNYFRKSGKLEDDDSKSEEEYSSDESAVSEEGKEFFANREYRSFVEPRGKSKRKSSTVYLNAEEKKISDGEQQSIVDGQIKKLISIRDDALDARKTDKIDEAKVLNSKRQVETDEWLAFNEEKLRNANKGNKQKSGRVEDLHRVRLLTPDVAVYNILQDALESYPNDETLVSYIDPKNDTLKELLTFDQLTILQMAEKFLPQALRREYSDKMFSCVRRFEYFSCVKYFAWPLVKQYFPALPAFPDYQCWYPIADLSPQYPIFPFPSFSEDIGELPEVVDADGTRTRKPRPEALIIQVLQNTLKEQPRISTSPSFLDQSMDTYVTLIPEDQLLTINMAEQLIPISYRPEFVQKTVRCMKEYNYLSCFKYSAWPTVKRFIPTLPDIFSLMPEFQGAELSSDVGSYVPQLNAYSNLNFYVPVGATTVPKDTEAPAYSSLKNRGTLLRSSDQLETRILEILQNVYLTKSYEQAREIPSFILTGNAVRFVTFTKRQIEILHLTESLLPPSARATFITEFLSYLQKSNDFIDAARYVIWPTIAKYQPTLSEFPQSEVPDRVKEPVDPQGSTEIEDSSINPGVLIQERVASNVEKEKVAGIFFRDKESRNRVPNVPVISVSGTRFVPIFSELPESVIYNILRSVQLQSIKSSTSATSSFTTKNQEFLDLLTVQQANIIGIVDTLLPDNVRPNFVNAMLSCLRAENFLICTRDVVWPTLLIYFPWLPNFPDFGIVSSVRPSGSPSPVSNSTLTEISSSSDTPALSETDVKTGQHGDTKVTITDTRFFPIYNELPETIISNILKAVQFSIPNLAGSPAPVRTQEFSPHLSEHQINIINIAENLLPIATRLEYIENIKPCIKERNFLECSRDVTWPTIAKFYPWLPSFPNFGTLQNLPGESSSSSINFQVLLSEKPSNPAVQASQAGLIKEAELLEQAEEKIENILSDILSKSPELERSYLNVTDSVASSLNKRQINIIRLVERGIPDTARQSYVARMQNCITGYSFVACTNNIIWPILKQYSFSLPDFSSISDLFSQFPGIVQIPGLPDFGSIAGNIPGISQLPGILHFPGISQPSTEFPTLSTQAGELAARSDSQNSQSNSRAEAQEGKSEGDPTITPSVDNDGAVPGYANQPPGILIDISNEKVDLSDTGGEAATVNSKSSEEVKSRERRSTIDVLGSYYDNEEADTADSLASSKSSTLALPNITESEYLRLLIRAKENLRFTNASPSKSEQYLVDKLNSMMRNSLTADQYEILKIIQDLEDRPSSKGVTQQVIQCLLSLSFIRCLGIFVWPLVVSNLPSLPDLPSLPSFGILGRYLDTDSQVRDFFGMSTTDFEQRLLERKESIESFLLDWYRKLAEDKFQTDIGYLKIKGYGNNQLGISFSGFREGRGAKLKDNKNLPSILTIISDIMEEVLDQRPEGDRAKKDKEKRERSIEGSRETDIQLLKNSEEMVDIKRSIDDDEIITLFLDRIRPNDSEIENDDTKYTSDDAYDAFGVLFGTKLHDKLAGEIESLDAEFRMEKTENDRAGPIEPIREVDIVSLESGKDSDELKVLPTKSQVAYDFEKESSRDQEQRQRQKRAKNFFKSFLQKYSDRRSKDDSNVESFDNVGDNKIIEENQKDARSTLVVQLPRLHEEVVSRKVTNSMIHMGKAFKTKMTQMMPGFGLVLSFLLQMALAHARATASMAGMISNMALGTAMFGMIRDSFFGSSGHPKIKYVYDNDKNGPGISWPAQYESGSRYYG, from the exons ATGCCCGCGTCTCGTTGGTTGAGCCTGTACGTACACTCTCACGAGCATCTTCCTCCGCTGCGTCCCGGACGACGCTATATGTATTACCA ACCTCCGCCATGGTTGACCATAGACCGGCTCGCAAGTGGCCGAGACATTCGCCTCTCGACCGCGACCATGAGAGCACTCGACTCGCGACGCCTACAGCCAACAAGGACCTTCCATCTCTTCCCCCGATCTTTCCTCTGTCTGCTGCTTCTGCCGTTCGTTCTCCGCGTTGGCCAACCACGCAGTGTATCGCACGATGAACAGAACCAGGCTCAACCAGTTGCCAAACTTTCGCCGGGCGCAAAGAAAGACGACTTTGGTGGAATAAATTTGACGGAGATCGACGAGGCCAAGTCCGAAGAATCGAAGGAGGACATCGAAGGCATTTTCGAATCGCTGATCATAAAATGTGGCGGTGAGGGACATGATTTCGCAGTGTCCGAAGGAGAGTCGAGAAAGAAAAGGGAGAATCGGAAGACGAAGAAGGCGGTGGACGTGGTTGGAGCGAGTGACGAGGGTAGCAGCGAGGTGTTGAAACAGGAAGACGAGGAAGCTGGTGTGGTGAAAAAGCGTAGAAGGAACGACGTTGCTTTGGTCGGTAAATCCGAGGTTCGAGAGAGCGAGGGGATTCCGGTTGGACAGATCGGAGAAGCTACGGACGAGGGAATCAGGAGATTCGATTCGCAAGTGGATGCCGATGGTGTTGCGCCTGGCCCGTTCGATCCGCGCCACAGCAACGAAGAGTACAAAGGCTCCGTAAAAGCGATCGAGCCTAAAGAATCGGAGATATCGAATGCCGAGGGGAGTCGCGTCCAGGATGACGAAAAATCGAAACAACCGCTTCCCAattactttcgaaaatcggGAAAGCTCGAAGACGACGATAGCAAAAGCGAAGAGGAATACTCGTCGGACGAAAGTGCAGTCTCCGAAGAAGGCAAAGAGTTTTTCGCGAATAGAGAATACAGATCTTTCGTCGAGCCACGAGGTAAATCGAAACGTAAGAGTTCCACCGTTTACTTGAACGCGGAGGAGAAGAAGATATCCGATGGGGAACAGCAATCGATCGTCGATGGACAGATAAAGAAGTTAATATCGATTCGCGACGACGCGCTCGACGCTCGGAAGACCGACAAGATAGACGAGGCCAAAGTCTTAAATTCGAAACGGCAGGTCGAGACGGACGAGTGGCTCGCCTTTAACGAGGAGAAGCTTCGGAACGCGAACAAG GGTAACAAGCAAAAATCGGGCAGAGTCGAGGATCTTCATCGAGTCAGGCTTCTCACCCCGGACGTCGCGGTGTACAACATCCTGCAGGACGCTCTGGAATCGTATCCCAACGACGAAACGCTGGTCTCTTACATCGATCCGAAAAACGACACTCTGAAGGAATTGCTCACTTTCGATCAGTTGACTATTCTCCAGATGGCCGAGAAATTTTTACCTCAAGCCTTGCGCCGAGAATATTCCGACAAGATGTTTTCGTGCGTCCGAAGATTCGAATATTTTAGTTGCGTCAAGTACTTTGCGTGGCCTTTGGTCAAACAATACTTCCCAGCGTTGCCCGCTTTTCCAGATTACCAATGTTGGTATCCGATCGCCGATCTGTCTCCGCAGTATCCGATTTTCCCCTTCCCCAGCTTCTCGGAAGACATCGGCGAGCTGCCAGAAGTGGTGGACGCCGATGGTACCAGAACGAGGAAGCCTAGACCGGAGGCGCTCATCATCCAGGTTCTTCAAAATACGCTAAAGGAACAGCCACGTATATCCACTTCGCCGTCTTTTCTGGATCAATCGATGGATACGTATGTAACTCTGATACCCGAGGATCAATTATTAACCATCAACATGGCCGAGCAATTGATCCCGATCTCTTATCGGCCAGAATTTGTTCAGAAGACTGTCAGATGCATGAAGGAGTACAACTATCTCTCTTGTTTCAAATACTCAGCCTGGCCAACGGTCAAACGTTTCATTCCGACTCTTCCGGACATTTTCAGTCTCATGCCGGAGTTTCAGGGTGCAGAGCTGTCGTCGGACGTTGGTAGCTACGTTCCACAACTCAACGCCTATTCCAATCTCAACTTCTACGTACCTGTCGGAGCAACTACCGTTCCAAAGGATACCGAGGCACCGGCTTATTCGTCGCTGAAGAATCGAGGAACTTTGTTACGATCTTCCGACCAGTTGGAGACCAGGATCTTGGAGATCCTACAGAACGTCTATCTTACGAAATCCTACGAGCAGGCCAGAGAGATACCGTCGTTTATTTTAACGGGGAACGCCGTGAGATTCGTCACGTTTACCAAGAGGCAAATCGAAATTTTACACCTGACGGAATCTCTTCTCCCGCCGTCTGCTCGCGCAACTTTCATCACCGAGTTTCTTTCCTATCTTCAGAAGAGCAACGATTTCATCGACGCCGCCAGATACGTAATATGGCCAACGATCGCAAAGTACCAGCCGACTTTATCCGAATTCCCGCAATCCGAGGTTCCCGATCGCGTGAAGGAGCCAGTTGATCCGCAAGGATCCACGGAGATCGAGGACAGCTCGATAAATCCCGGGGTTCTGATACAAGAACGGGTCGCGTCGAacgtggaaaaagaaaaggtggCGGGTATCTTCTTCAGAGACAAGGAATCGCGAAACAGAGTACCCAACGTACCGGTAATCAGCGTGTCAGGCACTAGATTTGTCCCAATATTCTCCGAGCTTCCAGAGTCCGTGATTTATAACATTCTCCGATCGGTTCAACTGCAATCCATCAAATCCTCCACTTCAGCAACTTCCAGTTTCACGACCAAAAATCAGGAATTCCTCGACTTGCTAACCGTGCAACAGGCGAATATCATTGGTATCGTGGATACTTTGCTTCCAGACAATGTTCGACCCAATTTCGTCAACGCGATGCTCTCGTGCTTACGCGCCGAAAACTTTCTCATATGCACCAGGGACGTGGTTTGGCCAACGCTGTTGATCTATTTTCCCTGGTTGCCGAATTTCCCGGATTTTGGAATCGTAAGCAGCGTACGACCCAGTGGTTCGCCCAGTCCCGTCTCTAATTCCACGTTAACGGAGATTAGCTCTAGTTCCGATACACCGGCTCTTTCGGAGACCGACGTGAAGACAGGACAGCACGGGGACACCAAAGTGACCATAACCGACACCAGATTCTTTCCAATTTACAACGAATTGCCAGAGACCATCATATCCAACATCCTGAAAGctgttcaattttctattccTAATTTAGCCGGTTCGCCAGCTCCGGTAAGAACGCAAGAGTTTTCGCCGCATCTGTCCGAGCATcagattaatattataaatatcgcGGAGAATTTGTTGCCGATTGCCACGAGGCTCGAATATATCGAGAATATCAAGCCATGCATCAAGGAACGAAACTTCTTGGAATGTAGCAGAGACGTTACTTGGCCGACGATCGCCAAGTTTTATCCATGGCTACCCAGCTTCCCGAATTTCGGTACTCTTCAGAATCTGCCTGGCGAGTCGAGTTCCAGTTCCATCAACTTTCAAGTTCTCCTGTCGGAGAAACCTTCCAATCCCGCGGTGCAGGCTTCTCAAGCTGGTTTGATCAAAGAAGCGGAACTTTTGGAGCAAGCCGAGGAGAAAATAGAGAACATCTTATCCGACATTTTGAGCAAGAGTCCGGAATTGGAGCGATCGTATTTAAACGTAACCGATTCTGTTGCTTCCAGTTtgaacaagagacagataaATATCATCAGATTGGTGGAAAGAGGAATACCAGACACGGCTAGACAATCTTACGTCGCGCGAATGCAAAATTGCATAACGGGTTACAGTTTTGTAGCTTGCACGAACAACATCATCTGGCCAATTCTCAAACAATACAGTTTCTCATTGCCTGACTTTTCCAGCATCAGCGATTTGTTTTCTCAGTTCCCCGGCATCGTACAGATTCCCGGTCTGCCAGACTTTGGTTCCATCGCCGGTAACATTCCAGGTATCTCTCAACTACCGGGGATTTTACATTTTCCCGGAATTTCCCAGCCGTCGACCGAGTTTCCCACGTTGTCGACGCAGGCTGGCGAACTCGCGGCACGATCAGACTCGCaaaattcgcaaagtaattcGCGCGCGGAAGCCCAGGAGGGCAAATCGGAAGGAGACCCAACGATCACGCCGTCAGTAG ACAATGACGGAGCCGTCCCAGGATACGCAAACCAACCGCCAGGCATCCTCATAGACATCTCCAACGAGAAGGTCGACTTATCCGATACTGGTGGAGAAGCAGCGACTGTCAATTCAAAATCGTCGGAAGAAGTTAAAAGTAGAGAACGTAGGAGCACCATAGACGTCCTCGGCTCTTATTACGATAACGAAGAAGCGGACACAGCGGATAGCTTGGCGTCTTCGAAATCGTCGACCCTGGCGTTGCCAAACATCACGGAATCCGAGTACCTTCGGTTATTGATCAGAGCGAAGGAGAATCTGAGATTCACCAACGCGAGTCCCTCTAAATCGGAACAGTATCTCGTCGACAAGTTGAACTCCATGATGAGAAATTCTTTGACCGCCGACCAGTACGAGATCTTGAAGATCATCCAAGACTTGGAAGATCGACCATCGAGCAAAGGAGTTACGCAGCAGGTTATACAGTGTCTTCTGAGTCTCAGCTTCATACGATGCTTGGGTATCTTCGTTTGGCCGCTTGTCGTCAGTAATCTGCCTTCTCTTCCTGATCTTCCGTCTCTACCGAGTTTCGGTATCTTGGGGCGTTACTTGGACACGGACAGCCAGGTGCGCGATTTCTTCGGCATGTCGACGACCGACTTCGAGCAGAGGCTGCTGGAAAGGAAGGAATCGATCGAGAGCTTCTTACTCGACTGGTACAGGAAGCTGGCGGAGGACAAGTTTCAAACGGACATAGGATATCTGAAGATCAAGGGCTATGGGAATAACCAGCTGGGAATCAGCTTCTCCGGATTCAGGGAAGGTAGAGGAGCGAAACTCAAGGATAACAAGAATCTTCCTAGTATATTGACGATCATAAGCGACATAATGGAGGAAGTTTTGGACCAACGGCCCGAAGGTGACAGAGCGAAGAAGGATAAGGAGAAAAGGGAGAGAAGCATAGAAGGTTCGAGAGAAACTGATATTCAGCTGTTGAAGAACAGCGAGGAGATGGTTGATATTAAGAGATCCATAGACGACGACGAGATCATCACGCTGTTTCTCGACAGGATCAGACCGAACGATTCGGAGATAGAGAACGACGATACCAAGTATACTTCGGATGACGCGTACGATGCTTTCGGAGTTCTCTTTGGGACGAAACTGCACGACAAACTTGCCGGCGAAATAGAATCTCTCGATGCCGAGTTTAGAATGGAAAAAACGGAGAACGATAGAGCAGGTCCGATAGAGCCGATAAGGGAAGTAGACATCGTGTCTTTGGAGTCTGGAAAAGATTCCGACGAGCTGAAAGTTCTACCGACGAAGAGCCAAGTGGCGTACGATTTCGAGAAAGAGTCGTCGCGGGACCAGGAACAGAGACAAAGACAGAAACGAGCTAAGAACTTTTTCAAATCttttttacagaaatattCGGACAGACGGTCCAAGGACGACTCCAACGTGGAAAGTTTCGACAACGTCGGGGATAACAAAATCATCGAGGAAAATCAGAAAGACGCGAGATCCACTCTGGTCGTTCAACTGCCGCGTTTACACGAGGAAGTGGTGTCGAGAAAGGTGACCAATTCGATGATTCACATGGGCAAGGCTTTCAAGACGAAGATGACGCAGATGATGCCAGGATTCGGACTGGTGCTGTCTTTTTTGCTTCAAATGGCCCTGGCTCATGCGCGTGCAACCGCGTCGATGGCTGGAATGATCAGCAATATGGCTCTCGGAACGGCTATGTTCGGAATGATTCGAGATTCTTTCTTCGGATCGAGCGGTCATCCAAAAATTAAGTACGTCTACGACAACGATAAGAACGGACCAGGAATCTCTTGGCCTGCTCAATACGAATCCGGTTCTCGTTACTACGGATAG
- the LOC126872964 gene encoding uncharacterized protein LOC126872964 encodes MRPIGWTLACALLATTFPKSAILSDVQSIGVAAGYQREAGRAKVTKLLPISKVATVDPDIQELRKFLDDLFVGGTKKIRGKRKVDVSRYYARTFGQKRIQFMLMPMMYKMGVMMTMLTVLTLISLKGLLIGAILLMLKLSTIIAKFTSGGQHNAQPAQPIHVHVHNSLPTAHNQAYNGWMSASGPENAGEHYYYRG; translated from the exons ATGCGGCCGATTGGTTGGACGCTGGCGTGCGCGTTGCTCGCGACTACTTTTCCAAAAAGTGCAATCCTGTCGGACGTCCAGAGTATTGGTGTCGCTGCGGGTTACCAGCGCGAAGCTGGACGCGCCAAAGTCACCAAACTGCTGCCGATTTCCAAGGTCGCGACCGTGGACCCCGATATACAGGAGCTGAGAAAATTCCTCGACGATCTGTTCGTCGGCGGAACGAAGAAGATTCGAGGTAAGCGTAAAGTTGACGTTTCGAGATATTATG CTCGAACGTTTGGCCAGAAGCGAATCCAATTTATGTTAATGCCGATGATGTACAAAATGGGAGTGATGATGACAATGCTAACCGTTTTAACTCTGATCTCGCTGAAGGGATTGCTCATTG GTGCCATACTATTGATGCTAAAACTCAGCACGATAATAGCCAAGTTTACGTCTGGTGGGCAGCACAATGCGCAGCCTGCTCAACCGATCCACGTGCACGTTCACAACAGCCTGCCGACAGCTCACAATCAAGCGTACAATGGATGGATGTCGGCAAGCGGACCAGAAAACGCGGGAGAACATTACTACTACAGAGGATGA
- the LOC126873390 gene encoding uncharacterized protein LOC126873390 — translation MNRVDAIFSCLCIVILFQTLARAEDVAKELNDTLRVDVSQGIALYIANGEANVTLSLSSLFGRNDVEQRDTGRFKLKKGILKRIGMTMMMAPLIWQLATLPATLASLKINLLRSIFIGKIALAIMLYNALRNSQKSEVVLIHKPEYHDHYYHTYHELEDDDKGWWGRRMKRHL, via the exons ATGAATAGAGTGGACGCAATTTTTTCGTGCTTGTGCATCGTAATTCTCTTTCAAACTTTGGCCCGTGCCGAAGATGTCGCAAAGGAGTTGAACGACACTTTGAGGGTTGACGTTTCTCAGGGAATTGCACTGTATATCGCGAATGGCGAAGCGAACGTTACTCTGAGCCTGTCGTCGCTGTTCGGAA GGAACGATGTAGAGCAACGAGATACAGGAAGATTCAAACTTAAGAAAGGTATCCTAAAAAGAATTGGAATGACGATGATGATGGCTCCTCTGATCTGGCAG TTGGCAACGTTACCAGCTACCCTCGCCTCCCTCAAGATCAATCTGCTTCGAAGCATCTTCATAGGAAAAATCGCATTGGCGATAATGTTGTACAACGCGCTGAGGAATTCGCAGAAATCGGAGGTGGTACTGATCCATAAACCTGAATATCACGATCACTATTATCACACTTATCACGAACTGGAAGACGACGACAAAGGCTGGTGGGGACGACGAATGAAACGGCACCTTTAA